The DNA region CCGATGGGATTGGCGGGGGTTTGGGATGTTCTCGGCGTTTGTCGTGGCGTTGTTTGCTGAGATGTACGGGTTTCCGCTCACGCTTTACCTGCTGTCCGGCTGGCTGAGCGCGACCTATCCACAAGTAGACTGGCTCAGCCATGACGCAGGGCACTTGCTTGAAATGTGGTTCGGATGGCGCGCCAACCCGCATTTTGGGCCGTTTCATTTGGCGAGTTTCGTGCTGATGGGCGGTGGGTTCTGGCTGCTGGCGTCTGCCTGGCCGATCTTGTACCAGGCACAGCGCGAGGGTCGGGTCGCGCGGGAGGGCATCTACGCACGCATCCGCCATCCGCAATACGTGGCATTTGCCCTAGTGCTGACTGGATTCTTACTACAGTGGCCGACGTTGATCACGATTATCTTCTACCCCGTGCTGCTGTGGGCCTATGCGCGGTTGGCTCGGCGTGAGGAGCGCGACAGTTTGGCTCGTTTTGGCGACGATTACGCCCGCTACATGCGCGAGGTGCCCGCATTCCTGCCTCGACGCCGGCGAGCTCATGATTCACACGAAGGGGAACTTTGATGCCTGTCCATAAAACAGCTGCGAGGACGCGCACTTGGCCTATTGGCGGCATGGTGAGCGCCGGATGCGCGCGCACCCTAGAGAAAGTAATCGCGGCCGTACCAGGCGTCACCGCAGTATCCGCCAACTACGCCAATGCGAGCCTGCAAGTGTCCTTCGATCCTACTAGTCTCTCGACCGGGGCGGTCGCCGCCGCGATCAGGAAATGCGGATTCGATTGTGAGGCGGTGGGGCAAGATGCCGAGCCGACGCCAGAAGTTGGGCGTAAGCAGCCGCACAGCGCGCATGCGGAGGCCCATGACGCGCACGCCGGCATGCACCATGGAAACGATTTGCATGCCGCAGCCCGCGATATGCGCCGCCGCTTTCTGGTCGCGCTCGCCTTTGCGATCCCGGTATTCCTATGGTCGCCGATGGGCATGACGGAACCGCCGCCCGTTCCTTTCGGTCTGCGAGAGAATGTCTGGCTATTCCTGCTGGCGACCGGCGCGGTGCTGTATCCCGGGTGGCCATTCTTCGCCGCCGCGGTTCGCTCGCTGCGGCGCGGCGTTCTCGATATGGCGGTGCTGGTGCTACTGAGCGTCGGCACCGGCTACGGGTTTAGTATAGCTTCAACGTTTCTCTTCGACGGTCCCAACTTTTTCGAGGCGTCCGCCGTCCTGCTCACTTTTGTCCTGCTAGGTCACTGGCTCGAGATGCGGGCCCGCGCCGGTGCTTCGGATGCGATGAAGGCCCTGCTGAAGCTCTCACCGCCGCGCGCCGTCGTGCGACGCAGCGGTCAAGAGATTGAGATGGCGACCGCGGAGGTGTTGATCGGTGACCTAGTGGTCGTGCGCCCGGGTGCAAAAGTCCCTGTTGACGGGGTTGTGACGGAAGGCAGCTCCCAGGTCGATGAGTCGATGCTGACCGGAGAATCCATGCCTGTGCGCAAGGATCCAGGCGCACTCGTGGTCGCTGGGTCGATCAACAAGAGTGGCGCGTTTACCTACAGCGCCACCAAAATCGGCAGTGACACCGCGCTCGCACAGATCATCAAACTTGTGCAGGACGCACAGAATTCCAAGGCGCCCGCCCAGTTGCTCGCCGACCGCGCCTCGCAATGGCTCGTGCTTGCAGCCATCGTGATCGGCTTGGGGACGTTCGCCGTGTGGTTCTGGTGGTTGGGCCAGCCGTTGCTCTTTGCTCTCACGCTCACGATTACGGTTTTTGTAATTGCTTGTCCGGACGCTCTTGGATTGGCGACACCCATGGCGATTATGATTGGGACGGGGTTAGGTGCCCGCCACGGCATCCTTTTTAAGCATGCGGAATCCATCGAAAAGAGCGCCCGGCTGGACGTCGTGATTTTCGACAAGACCGGCACTTTGACCGTGGGCGCGCCGGAAGTCGTCGAGATGGCCATCGCGGCGGATTGGACGCAGGAACGGCTGCTTGCGGTCGCCGCTGCTGTGGAAGCGCACTCCGAGCATCCCCTGGCACAGGCCATCCTCAAGCGTGCCGGTCCGATATCAGAACGTGCTGTGGCCTTCACCAACATCGATGGGCAAGGCGCCATGGGCATGGTCGACGAGGTGCAGGTGTTGCTTGGCAACCGCCTGCTCATGGTGGAACATGGTATCGACCTTCGCGTCTTGGAAGTCGACGCGCAGCGTCTAACCGGCGCAGGTCGCACGGTAATCTTTACCGCTGTCGGTGGTCAGCTCGTAGGCCTTATTGCAATTGCTGACGCGATCCGTGAGACCTCGCGCGCGGCAATCGATGAGCTGCACCGGCGCAGCATAAAGGTCGCCATGATCACTGGCGACAACCGGCCGACCGCCGAGCGCGTGGCTCGAGATCTCGGGATCGATATCGTGCTGGCTGATGTGTTGCCTGGGGGCAAGGCCGACGAAGTCAAAAAGCTGCAAGCGCAGGGTCTCAAGGTCGGCATGGTCGGCGACGGCATCAACGACGCCCCGGCACTTACGCAGGCCGACGTCGGCTTTGCAATCGGCGCCGGTACGGACGTGGCTATCGACAGCGCGGACATCGTCCTGATGCGCAGCGATCCGCACGACGTTGTCCGAGCGATTACCGTAGCCCGAGCGACGCTGCGTAAGATGCACCAGAACCTGGCCTGGGCGGTCGGCTACAACGTGTTCGCCTTTCCGTTGGCAGCCGGCGTGCTGTACCCCTTTACGCTGTCACCCGAGGTTGCTGCTCTTTCGATGTCGGGTAGTTCAGTCATCGTGGCTCTCAACGCGCTGCTGCTACGGCGGGTCCGGCTGGCTCCGCGTAGTGCCGCCGCAACATCCTCTTCCTCATCTCTCAACGCTGCGGGCTCGCCGCTCGCCCCTGATCGGAGCACTCATGAATAACAATATTGGACCTACTCTGCAGTTTCTAGGCGCAGCAGGTACTGTGACTGGTTCCCGGTATCTTGTGGAAGCCAATGGGCGCCGCGTGCTCGTGGACTGTGGTCTGTTCCAAGGCTACAAGCAGTTGCGTGATCGCAACTGGGCACCGTTTCCCGTCGACCCCACATCAATCGACGCCCTAGTACTTACCCA from Pollutimonas thiosulfatoxidans includes:
- a CDS encoding methyltransferase family protein: MHESQGEYGLWLLAAINAAFFIFFAWSFYKPLTRWDWRGFGMFSAFVVALFAEMYGFPLTLYLLSGWLSATYPQVDWLSHDAGHLLEMWFGWRANPHFGPFHLASFVLMGGGFWLLASAWPILYQAQREGRVAREGIYARIRHPQYVAFALVLTGFLLQWPTLITIIFYPVLLWAYARLARREERDSLARFGDDYARYMREVPAFLPRRRRAHDSHEGEL
- a CDS encoding heavy metal translocating P-type ATPase, with protein sequence MPVHKTAARTRTWPIGGMVSAGCARTLEKVIAAVPGVTAVSANYANASLQVSFDPTSLSTGAVAAAIRKCGFDCEAVGQDAEPTPEVGRKQPHSAHAEAHDAHAGMHHGNDLHAAARDMRRRFLVALAFAIPVFLWSPMGMTEPPPVPFGLRENVWLFLLATGAVLYPGWPFFAAAVRSLRRGVLDMAVLVLLSVGTGYGFSIASTFLFDGPNFFEASAVLLTFVLLGHWLEMRARAGASDAMKALLKLSPPRAVVRRSGQEIEMATAEVLIGDLVVVRPGAKVPVDGVVTEGSSQVDESMLTGESMPVRKDPGALVVAGSINKSGAFTYSATKIGSDTALAQIIKLVQDAQNSKAPAQLLADRASQWLVLAAIVIGLGTFAVWFWWLGQPLLFALTLTITVFVIACPDALGLATPMAIMIGTGLGARHGILFKHAESIEKSARLDVVIFDKTGTLTVGAPEVVEMAIAADWTQERLLAVAAAVEAHSEHPLAQAILKRAGPISERAVAFTNIDGQGAMGMVDEVQVLLGNRLLMVEHGIDLRVLEVDAQRLTGAGRTVIFTAVGGQLVGLIAIADAIRETSRAAIDELHRRSIKVAMITGDNRPTAERVARDLGIDIVLADVLPGGKADEVKKLQAQGLKVGMVGDGINDAPALTQADVGFAIGAGTDVAIDSADIVLMRSDPHDVVRAITVARATLRKMHQNLAWAVGYNVFAFPLAAGVLYPFTLSPEVAALSMSGSSVIVALNALLLRRVRLAPRSAAATSSSSSLNAAGSPLAPDRSTHE